Proteins from a single region of Kineosporiaceae bacterium:
- a CDS encoding glycosyltransferase family 4 protein encodes MLVGTTHRDLHRAALVHRRRRRFTLLDRSSEDEYRTAMRELRAAMTTASGARKVLGGVRLAWRGGRGKLQWAINVAHRLAWRRWDDLRANSTWLATTRGVLPEIEDYAAAFAPVLDRLEPEVIHAHHPLVLGTAVRAARRRRAAGAACHVIYDAREDFAGLPVQEQGRRRRHAVLVREEARYIRQAEAVITVSEPIAATLAARYALATTPTVVLNVPVDDVTRRPGGGAVWGLPTVRDVIDVAGRPLAAEVPLLVYSGAVSQARGVDVLIEALPHLPGVHAVVVPVPYPHPQLPALQQRAAELGVGERFHVAPPVGQDHLLHYLAGADLAVFPIRTGSANIEQALPNKLFESVHAGLPMVTCDAALIAAFVREHDLGEVFSFGRPNRSGTGQDAATAGVSLARAVRRALDNPRNSYDPHWQQVRRHYSWQGQERAIRGVYTPLVAPPTPDGIEVEPFGSLTVDGRSS; translated from the coding sequence GTGCTGGTCGGTACCACGCACCGTGACCTGCATCGCGCCGCCTTGGTGCACCGTCGGCGCCGCCGGTTCACCCTGCTCGACCGCTCCTCCGAGGACGAGTACCGCACCGCGATGCGTGAGCTGCGGGCCGCGATGACCACCGCGAGCGGCGCCCGGAAGGTGCTGGGCGGCGTCCGGCTGGCCTGGCGCGGGGGCCGCGGCAAGCTGCAGTGGGCCATCAACGTCGCGCACCGGCTGGCCTGGCGGCGGTGGGACGACCTGCGCGCCAACTCGACCTGGCTGGCCACCACCCGTGGGGTGCTGCCCGAGATCGAGGACTACGCGGCGGCCTTCGCCCCGGTGCTCGATCGGCTCGAACCCGAGGTGATCCACGCCCACCACCCCCTGGTACTCGGCACTGCGGTGCGTGCCGCTCGCCGTCGCCGCGCCGCCGGTGCCGCCTGCCACGTGATCTACGACGCCCGTGAGGACTTCGCCGGTCTACCGGTGCAGGAGCAGGGACGTCGCCGCCGGCACGCCGTGCTGGTGCGTGAGGAGGCCCGCTACATCCGTCAGGCCGAGGCGGTGATCACGGTCTCGGAACCCATCGCCGCCACCCTGGCGGCGCGCTATGCGCTGGCCACCACCCCCACGGTGGTGCTGAACGTGCCGGTGGACGACGTCACGCGCCGTCCGGGGGGTGGCGCCGTCTGGGGGTTGCCGACGGTGCGCGACGTCATCGACGTGGCCGGTCGGCCGTTGGCCGCCGAGGTGCCGCTGCTGGTCTATTCCGGCGCGGTCAGCCAGGCCCGTGGCGTCGATGTGCTGATCGAGGCGCTGCCCCACCTGCCGGGGGTGCACGCCGTCGTGGTGCCGGTGCCCTACCCGCACCCACAGCTGCCCGCGCTGCAGCAGCGGGCGGCAGAACTCGGGGTGGGTGAGCGGTTTCACGTCGCGCCCCCGGTCGGCCAGGATCACCTGCTGCACTATCTGGCGGGCGCGGATCTTGCGGTGTTCCCGATCCGCACCGGGTCGGCCAACATCGAGCAGGCGCTGCCCAACAAATTGTTCGAGAGCGTGCACGCGGGGTTGCCCATGGTGACCTGCGACGCGGCCTTGATCGCGGCCTTCGTGCGCGAGCACGACCTGGGCGAGGTGTTCTCGTTCGGTCGTCCGAACCGGTCCGGTACCGGTCAGGACGCCGCCACGGCCGGCGTGAGCCTGGCTCGCGCCGTCCGGCGAGCGCTCGACAATCCGCGCAACTCCTACGACCCGCACTGGCAACAGGTGCGTCGGCACTACTCTTGGCAGGGCCAGGAGCGCGCCATCCGCGGGGTGTACACACCTCTGGTGGCGCCCCCGACCCCGGACGGCATCGAGGTCGAGCCGTTCGGATCGCTCACCGTCGATGGAAGGTCTTCGTGA
- the wecB gene encoding UDP-N-acetylglucosamine 2-epimerase (non-hydrolyzing) produces the protein MTRCRDGGCRCAGRRAGRLGGQQVHVVPEPRQRHPELLGPGVGVDAIGTEQHHPRPARHSAQGSTDEAWRRPPLEWGAVKVLSVVGARPQFVKLAPVAAAFAATTAGSASRSGAGSSESIEHVIVHTGQHYDALMSDAFFADLHIPAPDVHLGVGSGSHGAQTGAMLAAMDEVLTTHRPDWVLVYGDTNSTLAGAVAAVKLHLPVAHLEAGLRSFNRRMPEEHNRVLTDHAADLLLAPTQVAMDHLAVEGLAARSRLVGDVMTDVCFLVRDAVREAPADLPDGVDPAAPYVVATIHRADNTDEPQRLAALIDALARVPVPVVLLAHPRLRARAEEFGISLSRGASGTGASRVVATDPLPYPQMVRAVMGAAGVVTDSGGLQKEAFLLGTPCTTLRTETEWTETLESGWNILDPGLAQVADVAVRAVPAGPQSTPYGDGKAAFRVADELLAAHGCRPRVIRLITLKITLRDSVAFTHTNPSA, from the coding sequence ATGACGCGGTGTCGTGACGGCGGCTGCCGCTGTGCCGGTCGACGAGCCGGCCGGCTCGGCGGACAGCAGGTGCACGTCGTACCCGAGCCGCGCCAGCGTCATCCCGAACTTCTTGGCCCGGGAGTCGGTGTCGACGCCATTGGCACGGAACAGCACCACCCGCGGCCGGCTCGACACAGCGCTCAGGGTAGTACCGATGAGGCATGGCGCCGTCCGCCCCTAGAGTGGGGCGCCGTGAAGGTGTTGAGCGTCGTCGGTGCCCGCCCCCAGTTCGTCAAGCTCGCCCCGGTGGCGGCCGCGTTCGCGGCCACCACGGCCGGGTCGGCGTCCAGGTCGGGCGCCGGATCGAGCGAGTCCATCGAGCACGTCATCGTGCACACCGGTCAGCACTACGACGCCTTGATGTCGGACGCGTTCTTCGCCGACCTGCACATCCCCGCCCCCGACGTGCACCTGGGCGTCGGGTCCGGCTCGCACGGCGCGCAGACCGGGGCGATGCTCGCCGCGATGGACGAGGTGCTCACCACGCACCGCCCCGACTGGGTGCTGGTCTACGGCGACACCAACTCGACCCTGGCCGGGGCCGTGGCGGCGGTGAAGCTGCACCTGCCGGTGGCCCACCTCGAGGCCGGGCTGCGCTCGTTCAACCGGCGTATGCCCGAGGAGCACAACCGAGTGCTCACCGACCACGCCGCCGACCTGCTCTTGGCACCCACCCAGGTCGCGATGGACCACCTGGCGGTCGAAGGTCTGGCCGCCCGGTCGCGGCTGGTGGGCGACGTGATGACCGATGTCTGCTTCCTGGTGCGCGATGCCGTGCGCGAGGCGCCCGCCGACCTGCCGGACGGCGTCGACCCCGCCGCGCCGTACGTGGTGGCGACCATCCACCGGGCCGACAACACCGACGAGCCGCAGCGGCTGGCGGCGCTGATCGACGCCCTGGCGCGGGTGCCGGTACCCGTCGTCCTGCTGGCCCACCCGCGGCTGCGCGCCCGCGCCGAGGAGTTCGGGATCTCGTTGTCCCGTGGTGCCTCCGGTACCGGGGCATCGCGGGTGGTCGCGACCGACCCACTGCCCTACCCCCAGATGGTGCGCGCCGTGATGGGCGCGGCCGGGGTGGTGACCGACTCGGGCGGCCTGCAGAAGGAGGCGTTCCTGCTCGGGACGCCGTGCACCACACTGCGCACCGAGACCGAGTGGACCGAGACCCTCGAGTCGGGCTGGAACATCCTCGACCCCGGTCTGGCCCAGGTCGCCGATGTCGCCGTCCGCGCCGTCCCCGCCGGCCCGCAGTCGACGCCCTACGGCGACGGCAAGGCCGCCTTCCGGGTCGCCGACGAACTGCTCGCCGCCCACGGGTGCCGCCCACGGGTGATTCGCCTGATCACGTTGAAGATCACGTTGCGGGATTCCGTCGCATTCACGCATACGAATCCCTCAGCGTGA